A region from the Coffea eugenioides isolate CCC68of chromosome 9, Ceug_1.0, whole genome shotgun sequence genome encodes:
- the LOC113782124 gene encoding brassinosteroid LRR receptor kinase-like: protein MCCGRYNLEGLYLAENNFTGAIAVSIPNCSKLTFISHGYNKFSGGIPISLGWLHLSREDLSVRKSVEWGSPNFNWNPSSSVEKFYAENCGIKGNIPWSIGSLSNHLTGFIPSTMNGFLAQFQNASSWENPDTVRLVNESLSGNIASTIGSLEYLMLLSLATNSLQGQVMDIRSRKSGEDYCAEELKCISSIMEVALNCSMDSPKERRNIEDALAA from the exons ATGTGCTGTGGCCGGTACAATTTGGAAGGACTTTATCTTGCTGAGAACAACTTCACTGGAGCTATAGCAGTATCTATCCCAAACTGttcaaagctgacttttatcTCTCATGGTTATAACAAATTCAGTGGTGGAATTCCTATTTCCCTTG GCTGGTTGCATCTCTCCAGGGAAGACCTCAGTGTCAGGAAATCCGTTGAATGGGGTTCTCCCAATTTCAATTGGAATCCCTCTAGTTCTGTTGAAAAGTTTTATGCAGAAAACTGCGGAATCAAGGGTAACATTCCATGGAGCATTGGAAGCTTGAGCAATCATTTGACTGGCTTCATCCCTTCTACGATGAATGG ATTTCTGGCTCAATTCCAGAATGCTTCG AGTTGGGAGAATCCTGACACGGTTAGACTTGTCAATGAATCACTTTCAGGAAACATTGCTAGTACCATTGGGAGTTTAGAATATTTGATGTTGCTTTCTTTGGCAACTAACAGCTTGCAAGGG CAAGTGATGGATATTAGATCTCGAAAATCAGGTGAAGACTACTGTGCAGAAGAATTGAAGTGCATATCGTCCATCATGGAAGTAGCATTGAATTGCTCAATGGATTCTCcaaaagagaggagaaatatTGAAGATGCTCTTGCAGCCTAA